A genomic region of Raphanus sativus cultivar WK10039 chromosome 6, ASM80110v3, whole genome shotgun sequence contains the following coding sequences:
- the LOC130495693 gene encoding uncharacterized protein LOC130495693, protein MEVAELLKKGYLREFLSDKAKNLLNKEGPGLPIEAAPALPPQQDQVIHVISGGSEVSRISSDAANRSTCNARNGQKAEGPKRLLFGTNEISFTAREQEKVLAPNHDALVISLTIANCLVKRILVDNGSSSKIIFHSAFADLGLEPTALTRKATPLVGFSGEVKQTLGEVLLPVYAEEINQATKFLVVDCPSSYIVILRSPWIHDMGAVASTLHQLVKFPTPWGIKAVKGDQENARSCYQTTLKGKTQVL, encoded by the coding sequence ATGGAAGTCgccgagctcctcaagaaaggcTACCTAAGAGAATTCCTCTCGGATAAGgccaagaaccttctaaatAAGGAAGGTCCCGGTCTCCCTATCGAGGCAGCTCCCGCATTGCCACCACAACAAGACCaggtgatccatgtcatctcaggcGGATCGGAGGTAAGCAGAATTAGCAGTGACGCTGCCAATAGAAGTACTTGCAACGCCAGGAACGGCCAGAAGGCCGAGGGTCCTAAGCGCCTACTCTTTGGAACAAACGAGATTAGcttcactgcaagggagcaAGAGAAGGTCCTTGCTCCTAATCACGACGCTcttgtcatttcacttaccatagcaaactgtttggtcaagcgaatactaGTAGATAATGGGAGCTCCAGCAAAATAATCTTCCATTCGGCTTTCGCCGATCTAGGGTTGGAACCTACAGCTCTAACTAGAAAGGCGACTCCCCTCGTAGGCTTCAGTGGAGAGGTCAAGCAAACCTTAGGAGAGGTCCTTCTCCCCGTGTACGCCGAGGAGATAAATCAAGCCACAAAATTCCTAGTCGTCGACTGTCCTTCATCATATATTGTGATACTAAGAAGTccttggatccacgacatgggagcTGTAGCTTCAACTTTGCATCAGCTGGTCAAGTTCCCAACCCCCTGGGGCATCAAGGCGGTCAAGGGAGATCAGGAGAATGCTAGGTCCTGCTATCAGACTACCCTTAAGGGAAAGACTCAagtcttatag